In Wolinella succinogenes DSM 1740, a single genomic region encodes these proteins:
- a CDS encoding phosphoenolpyruvate carboxylase: MTSEKMHQEVQFVFEKMLELLDEVASALKPQFLGLREVFTQGKLDKERVKSLLSSSPLKEQIPELVKAFSLYNMLLNIVEERHSVDSDAMGLIEGMIKELKAEGYERDDVLEVLEELRFYPVFTAHPTESRRRTFLESHHEISTDLERIFHQGDAKEAHEHLRYRLMLLWKSHLVRNEKIEVLFELDNLLYIIESSMLKSAVKVCSEVERLVEAPLKRSPIRLGSWIGGDRDGNPYVTNEVMTRVMKIQHEMIISHYIGKIERLIRELSIASDLCEPSLGLLESLERESSELENSAAKLHKNEPFRAKLILMKKKLQNRLIFVNYASDMEFVYKTPKELIEDIDLVLESLDSLSGKYLREFRNLVLLTGFHLMKLDFREHRDAIRDAISEIFSLLGYSDSDFGQLPPSKRAEILDRALSLPRLNLNALLGRVSHQSEEIISAFLRIEWAKGNISEEIIDSFIISMTQDSTDLLAVLWLAKQSGLWREGQRTRISISPLFETIEDLQKAGMIMEELAKNPHYALYLRDHQGIQEIMIGYSDSSKDGGIFTSNFSLNRAVYHLTELEEKLGIKFRLFHGRGGSVSRGGGTLESALMASPAKSVAGVLKTTEQGEVISSKYLNPLICDFNFSSTIAALLKKSVYDRFGKRIDCGKSDRFTSVMQGVSEASYKAYRRLVYETEGFMDYFKEATPIGFIQKLNIGSRPSKRKETHRVEDLRAIPWVFAWTQNRSIIPAWFGVGSGLESVALAGGEEILKECYGECPFFKTTLDNIAQALLKVDLDVASLYNEFVEDGEVRERIWGMIQEEYQKTLHWILYVRGERELLENERVLRESILLRRPYLTALNLFQIELIKKYRASSYEKQQERIIEQISSTIVGIAQGVRNTG, from the coding sequence ATGACGAGTGAGAAGATGCACCAAGAGGTGCAATTTGTGTTTGAGAAGATGTTAGAGCTCCTTGATGAGGTTGCTTCCGCTCTAAAACCACAATTTCTCGGCCTTAGAGAGGTTTTCACTCAGGGCAAACTGGACAAAGAGCGAGTGAAAAGCCTCCTCTCCTCCTCTCCTCTTAAAGAGCAGATTCCCGAGCTTGTCAAGGCCTTCTCGCTCTATAATATGCTCCTTAATATTGTCGAAGAGCGTCATAGTGTCGATTCGGATGCGATGGGGCTCATTGAGGGGATGATTAAGGAATTAAAAGCCGAAGGGTATGAGAGGGATGATGTATTAGAAGTGCTCGAAGAGCTTCGATTCTACCCCGTATTCACGGCTCACCCCACCGAATCGCGCCGCCGAACCTTTTTGGAATCGCATCATGAAATCAGCACCGATTTGGAGAGAATCTTTCACCAAGGGGACGCCAAAGAGGCACACGAACATCTACGCTACCGCCTGATGCTTCTTTGGAAGAGCCATCTGGTGCGCAATGAGAAGATTGAAGTGCTTTTTGAGCTGGACAACCTGCTCTATATCATCGAGAGCTCGATGCTCAAAAGCGCGGTGAAGGTCTGCTCTGAGGTGGAGCGGTTGGTAGAGGCTCCGCTTAAACGCTCGCCTATTCGTCTTGGGAGCTGGATTGGGGGCGATCGAGATGGAAATCCCTATGTCACCAACGAGGTGATGACGAGAGTGATGAAGATTCAACATGAGATGATCATCTCCCACTATATTGGCAAAATTGAGCGTCTCATCCGCGAACTCTCTATCGCTTCTGACCTTTGCGAGCCCTCCTTGGGCCTCCTTGAGTCGCTAGAGAGAGAATCGAGCGAGCTAGAGAATTCAGCGGCAAAGCTCCACAAAAATGAGCCTTTTAGAGCCAAGCTTATCCTTATGAAAAAGAAGCTCCAAAATCGCCTCATCTTTGTCAATTACGCCAGCGATATGGAATTTGTCTATAAAACCCCCAAAGAGCTTATCGAAGATATTGACCTTGTTTTGGAGAGCCTTGATTCGTTAAGTGGCAAATACCTTAGAGAGTTTAGAAACCTCGTTCTTTTGACAGGTTTTCACCTTATGAAGCTAGACTTTAGAGAGCATCGAGATGCCATCAGGGACGCCATCAGCGAGATTTTTTCTCTTCTTGGCTACTCTGATAGCGACTTTGGACAGCTCCCCCCTTCCAAGCGAGCAGAGATTTTGGATAGAGCCTTGAGCCTTCCTCGCCTCAATCTCAATGCTCTTCTGGGTAGGGTGAGCCACCAAAGCGAAGAGATCATCAGCGCCTTTTTGCGCATCGAATGGGCTAAAGGGAATATCAGCGAGGAGATTATTGATAGCTTTATCATCTCCATGACTCAAGATTCCACCGATCTTTTGGCGGTGCTTTGGCTGGCTAAACAGAGTGGGTTGTGGAGAGAGGGGCAGAGAACAAGAATCTCCATCTCGCCTCTTTTTGAGACGATTGAGGATTTGCAAAAGGCGGGGATGATTATGGAGGAGCTTGCCAAAAATCCCCACTACGCGCTCTATCTCAGGGATCATCAAGGAATTCAAGAGATCATGATTGGCTACTCTGATTCGAGCAAAGATGGGGGAATCTTCACGAGCAACTTCTCCCTCAATCGCGCTGTCTATCACCTCACCGAGTTAGAGGAGAAGCTGGGAATCAAGTTTCGTCTCTTCCACGGTCGAGGAGGAAGCGTGAGTCGTGGCGGCGGAACTTTGGAATCAGCCCTCATGGCCTCTCCAGCCAAAAGTGTGGCAGGAGTGCTCAAAACCACCGAGCAGGGCGAAGTGATCAGCTCCAAATATCTCAATCCGCTCATCTGTGATTTCAACTTCTCAAGCACCATCGCCGCCCTCCTTAAAAAGTCGGTCTATGATCGCTTTGGCAAACGGATCGATTGTGGGAAGAGCGACCGCTTCACTTCGGTGATGCAAGGGGTTAGCGAGGCCTCCTATAAGGCCTATCGTCGTTTGGTTTATGAGACGGAGGGCTTTATGGATTACTTCAAGGAGGCCACCCCTATTGGCTTCATCCAAAAGCTCAACATCGGTTCTCGCCCCTCTAAGCGCAAAGAGACCCATCGTGTAGAGGATCTAAGGGCGATTCCTTGGGTCTTTGCCTGGACGCAGAATCGGAGCATTATTCCTGCGTGGTTTGGGGTTGGCTCAGGACTGGAAAGCGTGGCGCTTGCGGGAGGAGAAGAAATTCTTAAAGAGTGCTATGGGGAGTGTCCTTTTTTCAAAACCACACTCGATAATATCGCCCAAGCCTTGCTCAAGGTGGACTTGGATGTGGCTTCGCTCTACAATGAATTCGTAGAGGACGGGGAGGTTAGGGAGCGGATTTGGGGTATGATCCAAGAGGAGTATCAAAAGACGCTTCACTGGATTCTCTATGTGCGGGGCGAGCGCGAACTCTTGGAGAACGAGCGGGTTTTGCGGGAATCGATTCTTTTGCGCCGACCCTATCTCACTGCGCTCAATCTTTTCCAAATTGAGCTCATCAAGAAGTATCGTGCCTCAAGCTACGAAAAGCAGCAAGAGCGAATCATTGAGCAGATCTCTTCGACCATTGTAGGGATTGCTCAAGGGGTGAGAAACACGGGTTGA
- the ilvC gene encoding ketol-acid reductoisomerase: MALSVYYDKDCNLDLIRSKKVAVVGFGSQGHAHAENLRDSGVEVVIGLHKGGSSWSKAEAKNFKVMEVAEASRYADVIMILIPDELQAEVFERDILPNLSEGKAIAFGHGFNVHFGQIKAPKGVDVIMIAPKAPGHTVRSEFVKGGGIPDLIAVEQNASGIAKEICLSYASAIGGGRTGIIETTFKDETETDLFGEQAVLCGGVTALVKAGFETLVEAGYPEEMAYFECLHELKLIVDLIFQGGLSDMRYSVSNTAEYGDMVSGPRVVNETSKAAMKEILKDIQEGRFAKDFILERKAGYARMNAERKNLAAHPIEQTGERLRAMMPWIGANKIIDKNRN, encoded by the coding sequence ATGGCACTTAGCGTTTATTATGACAAAGATTGCAATCTTGATTTGATTCGAAGCAAAAAAGTCGCAGTGGTTGGCTTTGGTTCTCAAGGGCACGCACACGCTGAAAACCTCCGAGATAGCGGCGTTGAAGTGGTGATTGGACTTCATAAAGGAGGCAGCTCTTGGAGCAAGGCGGAGGCGAAAAACTTCAAAGTGATGGAGGTCGCTGAGGCGAGCCGATACGCCGATGTGATCATGATTTTGATCCCTGATGAGCTTCAGGCTGAGGTTTTTGAGCGCGATATTCTTCCCAATCTCTCCGAGGGCAAAGCGATCGCTTTTGGCCATGGATTCAATGTCCATTTCGGTCAAATCAAAGCTCCCAAGGGTGTGGATGTCATCATGATCGCCCCTAAGGCTCCTGGCCATACTGTGCGAAGCGAATTTGTCAAAGGAGGCGGGATTCCCGACCTTATCGCCGTAGAGCAAAACGCCAGCGGAATCGCCAAAGAGATCTGCTTGAGTTATGCAAGCGCGATTGGCGGCGGACGAACAGGAATTATCGAAACCACCTTCAAAGATGAGACCGAGACTGACCTCTTTGGAGAGCAAGCGGTACTTTGCGGTGGCGTTACCGCGCTTGTCAAAGCAGGCTTTGAAACGCTCGTTGAAGCGGGCTACCCCGAAGAGATGGCCTATTTTGAGTGCCTCCATGAGCTCAAACTCATCGTTGACCTCATCTTCCAAGGAGGCCTCTCTGATATGAGATACTCCGTCTCCAACACCGCCGAATATGGCGATATGGTGAGTGGCCCCCGAGTGGTCAACGAGACCTCCAAGGCTGCCATGAAAGAGATTCTTAAAGACATTCAAGAGGGACGATTTGCCAAAGATTTCATCCTAGAGCGAAAAGCGGGTTATGCACGAATGAACGCGGAGCGCAAAAATCTTGCCGCCCACCCCATCGAGCAAACAGGCGAGCGCCTCCGAGCCATGATGCCTTGGATCGGTGCGAACAAAATCATCGATAAAAACCGAAACTAA
- the minD gene encoding septum site-determining protein MinD: protein MGIVITVTSGKGGVGKSTTCANIAVGLAQEGKRVVAVDFDIGLRNLDMILGLENRIVYDVVDVMEGKCNLSQALINDKKTKNLYFLPASQSKDKNILDKEKVRALIDALKREFDFVLLDSPAGIEGGFEHAVFLADRALIISTPEVSSVRDADRVIGIIDAKSEKAKQGDEVEKHIIINRIKPEMVERGEMMSIDDVLNILALPLIGVVPEDERVVSATNSGEPVIYGTSISGLAYKRIAKRILGESVEFPELKSKSGILSAIKRLFS, encoded by the coding sequence ATGGGTATTGTGATCACCGTCACCTCAGGCAAAGGAGGGGTGGGTAAATCCACCACCTGCGCCAATATCGCCGTGGGCTTAGCCCAAGAGGGCAAGCGCGTTGTGGCCGTTGACTTTGATATTGGTCTGCGCAATCTTGACATGATTTTGGGTTTAGAGAATCGTATCGTTTATGATGTCGTGGATGTGATGGAGGGAAAATGCAATCTCTCCCAAGCCCTCATCAACGACAAAAAGACCAAGAATCTCTACTTCCTTCCTGCCAGCCAATCCAAAGATAAAAATATCCTCGACAAGGAGAAGGTGCGCGCCCTCATCGATGCTCTCAAGCGAGAGTTTGACTTTGTGCTGCTCGATTCTCCTGCAGGAATTGAGGGCGGCTTTGAGCACGCGGTCTTCCTCGCTGATAGGGCCCTCATCATCTCCACACCCGAAGTGAGTTCCGTGAGAGACGCCGATAGGGTGATTGGGATCATTGACGCCAAGAGTGAAAAGGCCAAGCAGGGAGACGAGGTGGAAAAGCACATCATCATCAACCGAATCAAGCCTGAAATGGTCGAACGTGGAGAGATGATGAGTATTGATGATGTCCTCAATATCCTCGCCCTCCCCCTCATTGGTGTGGTGCCTGAAGATGAGCGCGTAGTGAGCGCCACCAACTCAGGCGAGCCCGTCATTTATGGCACTTCCATCTCAGGTCTCGCCTACAAAAGAATCGCTAAACGAATCTTGGGTGAGAGCGTGGAGTTCCCTGAGCTCAAAAGCAAAAGCGGAATCCTTTCGGCTATCAAGAGGCTCTTCTCATGA
- the minE gene encoding cell division topological specificity factor MinE translates to MSFLDKFFGKEKSSAKSASDRLKLVLAHERAVNLPYLEEMKREILEVIKKYTHAEKIEIKADSNQQIDTLEVEIVLGKNS, encoded by the coding sequence ATGAGCTTCTTGGATAAGTTTTTTGGCAAAGAGAAGAGTAGCGCCAAATCGGCTTCTGATCGCCTAAAGCTCGTCCTGGCGCATGAGCGAGCGGTCAACCTCCCCTACTTAGAGGAGATGAAACGCGAGATTTTAGAGGTGATCAAAAAATACACTCACGCTGAAAAGATTGAAATTAAGGCCGATTCCAATCAACAAATCGACACCCTAGAGGTCGAGATCGTCCTAGGAAAGAACTCCTAG
- a CDS encoding divergent polysaccharide deacetylase family protein — protein MAAKKRISPTPKRRVSKNPRTASNPKNSPRKIDKGILFAIIISALLLGIFGGYALFNAFSAPAPKEKLEHPKFPPATPPKAQISPSPLAPEPKTEQLIDKNLALLEELASKNLPKEEPHTPPSLSNEPDKLALLTPAPPPKVSEPQTLLAPKKPKAAPLALPLGSKPRLAIIIDDVGFMPQAEEIKKLPFRVTPSIFPKGKFNPKSHEIAKEFDFFMVHLPLEAREFYQKEHEWLRIEDKEEKIEAKIKALKRDFPRLTHLNNHTGSKFTENLPAMRRFLKVLEEENLTFVDSRTTPYSKAPQIFEEEGKLLLSRDVFLDNERSISYIKKQLQEAVKIAKKRGYAIAIGHPHAETFQALRGSSHLKEEVEFVYVKDLFKP, from the coding sequence TTGGCCGCCAAAAAGCGAATCTCCCCCACCCCCAAGAGGCGTGTGTCCAAAAACCCCCGCACCGCCTCCAATCCCAAAAATTCCCCTCGAAAGATCGACAAAGGCATTCTTTTTGCCATCATCATCTCCGCCCTACTTTTGGGAATTTTTGGAGGATATGCTCTCTTTAACGCCTTCTCTGCACCCGCCCCCAAAGAGAAGCTAGAGCACCCTAAATTTCCCCCTGCCACTCCTCCCAAAGCCCAAATTTCCCCCTCCCCTTTGGCTCCTGAACCAAAGACGGAGCAGCTCATTGACAAGAATCTTGCCCTGCTTGAAGAGCTCGCCTCCAAAAACCTCCCCAAAGAGGAGCCCCACACACCTCCTTCTCTGTCCAATGAGCCCGACAAGCTTGCCTTACTCACGCCAGCCCCTCCTCCCAAGGTGAGCGAACCCCAAACGCTTCTTGCACCCAAAAAACCCAAGGCCGCCCCCTTGGCACTCCCTTTAGGCTCCAAGCCGAGATTGGCCATTATTATTGATGATGTGGGCTTTATGCCCCAAGCCGAGGAGATCAAAAAGCTCCCTTTTAGGGTGACTCCCTCCATTTTTCCCAAGGGAAAATTCAACCCCAAGAGCCACGAGATCGCTAAAGAGTTTGATTTTTTCATGGTGCACCTCCCCCTAGAGGCGCGTGAGTTTTATCAAAAGGAGCATGAGTGGCTCCGAATCGAAGACAAAGAAGAGAAGATTGAGGCTAAAATCAAAGCACTCAAGCGAGATTTCCCTCGTCTCACTCACCTCAATAACCACACAGGAAGCAAATTCACCGAAAACCTCCCCGCGATGCGGCGATTTCTCAAGGTTTTAGAAGAGGAGAATCTTACTTTTGTGGATAGTCGCACCACTCCCTACTCCAAGGCGCCGCAGATTTTTGAAGAGGAGGGGAAACTTCTCCTCTCTCGCGATGTATTTTTAGACAATGAACGCTCGATTTCCTATATCAAAAAACAGCTCCAAGAGGCGGTCAAAATTGCCAAAAAGCGAGGCTATGCGATTGCCATTGGACACCCTCATGCCGAGACTTTTCAAGCACTCAGAGGGTCAAGCCATCTCAAAGAGGAGGTGGAGTTTGTCTATGTAAAGGATCTTTTCAAGCCATAA
- a CDS encoding WD40 repeat domain-containing protein: protein MLNIKRLIQLEGSALAISSTSSFVAALDSAYFLTLIDSTSFSVLKSIQLTKNTELPHRYSNAYSIAPKEYFCVPFIGTKKAIILELEKSLAKKAIIHWHDSDIECSAFSPDGRFLATGGQDGKVFIFESATFRLLSSIIPRAEYINDLTFSSDSEMLACSGFDKFTVIFDVARNKTRCVVQTPDVAEKVAFFDRDQKLYMILRNGASAVYDLLERKLLSVENPFSFWPSALAISPDERFAIVGTRGDMLYVMNLEENARILEIKTETSGIASLEFVSEHLWVGSVDGTILVVDHKVGEEELELSLKVKDYRKARDTVEKNVFLTIHPMMKVFDEDWPQILKQSITLLNENRIDEAVELVDPFVIDARKKREFDFYLAQKDVVTQFAELVKHKDFAKAYEMTLTVKFLSKTLAYTELETHWNKSFLQAKKLLEENPGLNLKKAEMLLKPFETSLKKELISQLLKNAKVFTQADQLLKNRDFKGYFTLVNQFGFLRDTELYKKVLSLGEKMMDDFIELEKSGKFEQAEEASKYLLNFPPFKRAVTERLILMQQKKLMFDAIEKNNIKRVYEIALEYETLKNLPEFKSFCKDFEEKFERAKSYAFNGEPKRAMLTLSIYMEVPYWIDRVASLLKIAYLQEIQNRLHESDVNWPLTIRRYTDRFGKDTEIEHLLGENNLLHHLEKIEGEGDREGYRRHKFIEEIVVYLVDKSS, encoded by the coding sequence ATGTTGAATATCAAGCGTCTTATCCAGCTCGAAGGAAGCGCCCTAGCCATCTCTAGCACCTCCTCTTTCGTGGCCGCCTTGGATAGTGCCTATTTTTTAACCTTGATTGATTCGACTAGCTTTAGTGTACTCAAAAGCATCCAGCTCACCAAAAATACCGAGCTCCCCCACCGCTACTCCAACGCCTACAGCATCGCCCCTAAAGAGTACTTTTGCGTCCCTTTTATTGGCACCAAAAAGGCCATCATTTTAGAGCTTGAGAAAAGCCTTGCCAAAAAGGCAATCATCCATTGGCATGACTCGGATATCGAATGCTCTGCCTTTAGCCCTGATGGGCGATTCCTTGCCACAGGCGGACAAGACGGTAAGGTTTTTATCTTTGAAAGCGCCACCTTTAGGCTGCTTAGCTCTATCATTCCACGCGCTGAGTATATTAATGATCTCACCTTCTCTAGCGATTCAGAGATGCTGGCTTGCTCAGGGTTTGACAAATTCACTGTCATCTTTGATGTGGCGCGGAATAAGACTCGATGCGTAGTCCAGACCCCTGATGTCGCCGAGAAAGTCGCTTTTTTTGACCGCGACCAAAAGCTCTACATGATTCTTCGCAATGGCGCCTCAGCGGTCTATGATCTCTTGGAAAGGAAGCTTTTAAGTGTTGAGAATCCCTTTAGCTTTTGGCCTAGCGCCCTAGCGATCAGCCCTGATGAGCGCTTTGCCATTGTAGGCACAAGAGGAGATATGCTCTATGTAATGAATCTTGAAGAGAACGCCCGAATCCTAGAGATCAAGACGGAGACCTCAGGAATCGCCTCCTTGGAGTTTGTCTCCGAACATCTCTGGGTGGGTTCAGTGGATGGGACGATTCTCGTGGTTGATCACAAAGTGGGCGAAGAGGAGCTAGAGCTCAGCCTCAAAGTCAAAGATTATCGCAAGGCGCGAGACACAGTGGAGAAGAATGTCTTCCTCACGATTCACCCCATGATGAAGGTCTTTGATGAGGATTGGCCTCAGATTCTCAAACAATCCATCACCTTGCTCAATGAGAATCGAATCGATGAGGCGGTGGAGCTGGTGGATCCTTTTGTCATTGATGCACGCAAGAAGCGCGAATTTGACTTCTATCTTGCCCAAAAAGATGTCGTCACACAGTTTGCTGAGCTCGTCAAGCATAAAGACTTTGCCAAGGCTTACGAGATGACCTTGACGGTGAAATTCCTCTCCAAAACCCTTGCCTACACCGAACTAGAGACCCATTGGAATAAAAGCTTCCTCCAAGCCAAAAAACTCCTTGAAGAGAATCCTGGCCTCAACCTCAAAAAAGCCGAAATGCTTCTTAAGCCCTTTGAGACAAGTCTCAAAAAAGAACTTATCTCTCAGCTCCTCAAAAATGCCAAAGTCTTCACCCAAGCCGACCAGCTCCTAAAGAATCGAGACTTTAAGGGCTACTTCACGCTGGTTAATCAGTTTGGTTTCTTGCGCGACACCGAGCTTTATAAAAAGGTCCTAAGTCTTGGCGAAAAGATGATGGACGACTTCATTGAGCTTGAGAAGAGTGGAAAATTTGAGCAGGCCGAAGAGGCCTCTAAATACCTCCTCAACTTCCCCCCATTCAAGCGCGCGGTCACAGAACGCCTCATCTTGATGCAGCAGAAAAAACTGATGTTTGATGCCATCGAAAAGAACAACATCAAGCGTGTCTATGAGATCGCACTGGAGTACGAAACACTCAAGAATCTACCCGAGTTCAAGAGTTTCTGCAAAGATTTTGAAGAGAAATTCGAACGCGCCAAGAGCTACGCTTTTAATGGAGAGCCCAAAAGGGCGATGCTCACCCTCTCCATCTACATGGAGGTTCCCTACTGGATTGATCGGGTCGCCTCCCTCCTTAAGATCGCCTACCTCCAAGAGATCCAAAACCGTCTCCACGAGAGTGATGTGAACTGGCCCCTCACGATTCGCCGCTACACCGATCGTTTTGGCAAGGACACCGAAATCGAGCACCTCTTGGGCGAAAACAACCTCCTTCACCATCTCGAAAAGATCGAAGGCGAGGGAGACAGGGAGGGCTATCGCCGTCATAAATTTATCGAGGAGATCGTGGTCTATCTGGTGGATAAGAGTTCATGA
- a CDS encoding DNA processing protein DprA — protein MILPLPSLPPELLLLPSPPKALFYHGDLSLLKRPKVAIVGTRHPNAYTKAMTRELARFWSERGVVVVSGGAFGVDVLAHEAAFPSTILISPSSLDLPYPPSHKPIIERIAKEGLLLSEYESSFMPKRYTFLERNRLIIALSSLIIIPQADLKSGSMQSAHTAIKLGKPLYVLPHRLKESLGTQSLLERELALPLYNPQTLLERHFPELAKPLKKSKDDLLLYAQTLPSYEEAVARFGERIFEYELEGKILIKEGRIMPL, from the coding sequence ATGATTCTCCCTCTTCCCTCCCTCCCTCCAGAGCTTCTCCTTCTCCCCTCTCCGCCCAAAGCTCTCTTTTATCATGGAGACCTTTCACTTCTAAAGCGCCCCAAGGTGGCTATCGTAGGCACGCGCCACCCCAATGCTTACACCAAAGCCATGACGCGCGAGTTGGCACGATTTTGGAGCGAGAGAGGTGTGGTGGTCGTGAGTGGAGGGGCTTTTGGAGTTGATGTTTTGGCGCACGAGGCGGCCTTCCCCTCAACGATTCTCATCTCTCCCTCCAGCCTAGACCTCCCCTACCCTCCCTCACACAAGCCTATAATCGAAAGAATCGCTAAAGAGGGGCTACTGCTTAGCGAATACGAATCCTCTTTTATGCCCAAGCGCTACACCTTTTTAGAGCGAAATCGCCTCATCATCGCTCTCTCCAGCCTCATCATCATCCCTCAAGCCGATTTAAAAAGCGGCTCCATGCAGAGCGCCCACACCGCCATCAAGCTTGGCAAACCCCTCTATGTCCTTCCCCATCGGCTCAAAGAGAGCCTAGGCACCCAATCCCTCCTAGAAAGAGAGCTAGCCCTGCCTCTCTATAACCCTCAAACCCTCTTAGAGCGCCACTTTCCAGAGCTAGCCAAGCCCCTTAAAAAGAGCAAAGATGATCTCCTCCTCTATGCTCAAACCCTGCCAAGCTACGAGGAGGCGGTGGCGCGCTTTGGAGAGCGAATCTTTGAATATGAGCTAGAGGGAAAGATTCTCATCAAAGAGGGGAGGATCATGCCCCTATGA
- the ruvX gene encoding Holliday junction resolvase RuvX, producing MIIAVDIGLKRLGVAQYAAGVALPLDPILRKNRHQAARDLDLLLKEKGAQKLVAGIPKEGSSSEEMERRIRHFIGLLEFRGEVCFVDESYSSKEAFELLRGRSRDRRDGKLDSLSALVILERYLGSL from the coding sequence ATGATTATTGCTGTGGATATTGGCCTAAAGCGCCTAGGGGTCGCCCAATATGCTGCGGGAGTGGCACTCCCCCTCGACCCTATCTTGCGTAAAAATCGCCATCAAGCTGCACGCGACCTTGATCTCCTCCTTAAAGAAAAGGGGGCGCAAAAGCTGGTGGCGGGAATCCCCAAAGAGGGCAGTAGCAGCGAGGAGATGGAGCGAAGAATTCGCCATTTCATTGGACTGCTAGAGTTTAGAGGGGAAGTCTGCTTTGTAGATGAATCCTATAGCTCCAAAGAGGCTTTTGAGCTCCTTAGGGGGCGGAGTAGAGATCGGCGTGATGGGAAGCTTGATTCTCTTAGCGCCCTTGTGATTTTGGAGCGATATTTAGGCTCTCTCTAA
- the purH gene encoding bifunctional phosphoribosylaminoimidazolecarboxamide formyltransferase/IMP cyclohydrolase: MNALLSVSDKTGIVEFAQELCALGYTLLSTGGTLKLLQEHNIKAKEVGEYTQSPEMFEGRVKTLHPKIHGGILHRRHLKEDVKTAKEHGIEPIDIVCVNLYPFKATIERTDDFEEIIENIDIGGPSMVRAAAKNYRDVLIITDPKDYASVIESLKKGENDEEFRRDMMIRAFEHTAAYDSLIANYMNTRFNNGFGAKRFLVGERVCMTRYGENPHQMGALYEFERFWRDSFKTLKGEASFNNFTDLSGAVKIASAFGDSPAVCIIKHGNPCGFAIKENLLSSYQAALACDPISAYGGVVAINGVLDERLALEINQIFIEVIVAGRITPEALAVFETKKRIKLFECGADRLNFPRDEIDFKHIEGGFVFQEADRVKDEEIQGAKLMGQIEATPAQKRDLEIAYKVAALVKSNCVVYVKDSAMVAVGMGMTSRVDASKAALAKAKESGLEVKGAVLASEAFFPFKDSIEAAHEAGVSAVIEPGGSIRDDEVIQAANEFGMALYFTGVRHFLH; this comes from the coding sequence ATGAACGCCCTACTTAGTGTCAGCGACAAAACCGGAATCGTCGAATTCGCCCAAGAGCTTTGCGCCCTAGGCTACACTCTCCTCTCCACAGGAGGCACGCTCAAACTGCTCCAAGAACACAACATCAAAGCCAAAGAGGTGGGCGAATACACCCAAAGCCCTGAGATGTTTGAGGGAAGAGTCAAAACCCTCCACCCCAAAATCCATGGAGGAATCCTCCATCGGCGCCACCTCAAAGAAGATGTCAAGACCGCAAAGGAGCATGGAATCGAGCCTATTGATATCGTCTGCGTCAATCTCTATCCCTTTAAAGCGACCATAGAGCGCACTGATGACTTTGAGGAGATTATCGAAAACATCGATATTGGCGGTCCGAGCATGGTGAGAGCCGCAGCCAAAAACTATCGTGATGTACTCATTATCACCGATCCCAAGGACTACGCCTCCGTCATTGAGAGTCTCAAAAAGGGCGAGAATGATGAAGAGTTTCGCCGCGACATGATGATCCGCGCCTTTGAACATACCGCCGCCTATGATAGCCTCATCGCCAACTACATGAACACTCGATTCAATAATGGCTTTGGAGCGAAGCGATTCCTTGTAGGGGAGCGCGTCTGCATGACACGATATGGCGAAAATCCCCATCAAATGGGTGCTCTTTATGAGTTTGAGCGATTTTGGCGCGACTCATTTAAGACGCTTAAAGGCGAGGCGAGTTTCAACAACTTCACCGACTTAAGCGGAGCGGTTAAGATCGCTTCGGCCTTTGGAGATTCGCCTGCAGTGTGCATCATCAAACACGGGAATCCTTGTGGATTCGCCATCAAAGAGAATCTCCTCTCCTCCTATCAGGCCGCATTGGCTTGCGATCCTATCTCAGCCTACGGGGGCGTGGTCGCGATCAATGGGGTGCTAGATGAGAGGCTCGCTCTAGAGATCAACCAAATCTTCATCGAAGTGATTGTCGCTGGACGCATCACCCCCGAAGCCTTGGCTGTCTTTGAAACCAAGAAGCGAATCAAGCTCTTTGAGTGCGGCGCAGACCGCCTCAACTTCCCTAGAGATGAGATCGACTTCAAGCATATCGAGGGGGGCTTTGTCTTTCAAGAGGCCGATAGAGTCAAAGATGAGGAGATCCAAGGCGCCAAGCTCATGGGGCAAATCGAGGCGACCCCCGCCCAAAAGCGTGATCTAGAGATCGCTTACAAGGTGGCCGCTTTGGTTAAATCCAACTGCGTGGTCTATGTCAAAGATAGCGCGATGGTGGCCGTGGGCATGGGAATGACCAGCCGCGTGGACGCCTCCAAGGCTGCTCTAGCCAAGGCTAAAGAATCAGGCTTAGAGGTGAAGGGAGCCGTGCTCGCTAGCGAGGCCTTCTTCCCCTTCAAAGATAGCATCGAAGCCGCCCACGAGGCAGGAGTAAGTGCGGTGATTGAGCCAGGGGGGAGCATCCGAGATGATGAGGTGATCCAAGCGGCCAATGAGTTTGGTATGGCGCTCTACTTCACAGGCGTTCGCCACTTTCTACACTAA